A part of Ictalurus furcatus strain D&B chromosome 8, Billie_1.0, whole genome shotgun sequence genomic DNA contains:
- the gpr101 gene encoding probable G-protein coupled receptor 101, producing the protein MPTMQDPSMNYSLSAVPWDPGALQPPSMTNSAVKMVAISAIVCMSLFGNVVVLLVFQRKPQLLHVANRFVLNLLLADLLQTVFVMPFVIAATVPEVWPLDTRLCQALVVLMHLFAFTGVNTIIVVSVDRYLAIIHPLSYPTRMTPHLGTNLITLTWLVSLLQSTPPLYGWGAIDFDRHHNACIMVWSSSQSYSALVATLSFWLPVAIMLGCYWMVFRAARRQNALVHPVQTNHPPDSGSSPHRQPQQLQQEGPFSATNPARNRHRRFHYHCKAARVVFVIMASYVLSMGPYSVLSTISISSRTAVPPWLASLALVLFFLQCCLHPYIYGYMHRSVRKEFLALLCGPRCGQTRPGRGSAVDSCFTVTDGRSAQMHIPSHMTRICSLQTWEEGTSSSPVARISRESQKETTSVSLSSDRELTLQSTK; encoded by the coding sequence ATGCCCACAATGCAGGATCCTAGCATGAATTACAGCTTGAGTGCGGTGCCCTGGGACCCTGGTGCCCTCCAGCCACCTTCGATGACAAACAGTGCTGTGAAGATGGTGGCCATATCAGCTATTGTGTGCATGTCTCTCTTTGGCAATGTGGTGGTACTGCTGGTGTTCCAAAGAAAGCCACAGCTGCTGCATGTGGCCAACCGCTTCGTGCTCAACCTACTGCTGGCTGATCTGCTGCAAACGGTGTTTGTCATGCCATTTGTTATTGCCGCCACTGTACCTGAGGTCTGGCCACTGGACACCCGTCTGTGTCAAGCCCTGGTGGTGCTCATGCACCTTTTTGCTTTCACTGGGGTAAACACTATTATCGTCGTGTCAGTGGACCGCTACCTGGCCATTATCCACCCGCTGTCATATCCAACACGCATGACACCTCACCTGGGCACTAACCTGATCACTCTTACCTGGCTGGTGAGCCTGCTGCAGAGCACCCCACCTCTCTACGGCTGGGGAGCTATCGATTTCGACCGACACCATAATGCCTGCATCATGGTATGGTCCTCCAGCCAGTCATACTCAGCGCTGGTGGCCACTCTCTCCTTCTGGCTGCCTGTGGCCATCATGCTTGGCTGCTACTGGATGGTGTTTAGGGCAGCCCGGCGGCAGAATGCTTTGGTGCACCCTGTTCAAACGAACCACCCTCCAGACTCAGGCTCCAGTCCCCACAGGCAGCCGCAGCAGCTCCAACAAGAAGGCCCTTTCTCAGCCACGAATCCTGCCAGGAACAGGCACCGTCGCTTTCACTACCACTGTAAGGCAGCAAGGGTGGTTTTCGTCATCATGGCCTCCTATGTGCTCAGCATGGGTCCGTACAGTGTTTTGAGCACCATTTCCATAAGTTCCCGCACTGCTGTGCCACCATGGTTGGCCTCACTGGCCCTTGTCCTCTTTTTCCTGCAGTGCTGCCTGCACCCTTACATCTACGGCTACATGCACCGCAGCGTGCGTAAGGAGTTCTTGGCGCTGCTCTGCGGGCCACGATGCGGACAGACACGTCCAGGGCGAGGTTCAGCTGTGGACAGCTGCTTCACAGTGACAGATGGGCGGTCAGCACAGATGCATATCCCTAGCCACATGACCCGCATATGTTCCCTCCAGACTTGGGAGGAAGGAACATCATCCTCACCTGTAGCCCGGATATCAAGGGAGAGCCAGAAAGAGACAACGTCTGTGAGCCTGAGCTCAGACAGGGAGCTTACTCTGCAAAGCACCAAGTGA